From Camelina sativa cultivar DH55 chromosome 20, Cs, whole genome shotgun sequence, the proteins below share one genomic window:
- the LOC104771932 gene encoding glycine-rich cell wall structural protein 1.8-like, whose translation MVSLKAFSTVFFLVLGVSICYATSRNLLNYGAAHAGGGGGGHGGGGGSGGVSGGGYGGVSGGGYGGGSGEGGGGGYGGAEGYAGGGGAGHGGGGGGAASSGGYASGGGEGGGGGYGGAAGGYGGHAGGGGGGSGGGGGAAYGGEGGASGYGGGAGEGAGGAFGGHVGGGGGGSGGGGGSAYGGSGEHASGYGDGAGEGGGAGGSEYGGGAYGGGGGHGGGGGSAGGAHGGAYGGGEGGGAGGGGSHGSAGGYGGGGGGGSGGGGAYGGGGAHGGGYGGGGGEGGGYGGGAAGGYGGGGGGGEGGGGSYGGEHGGGSGGGHGGGGGHGGGGYAP comes from the coding sequence ATGGTTTCTCTCAAAGCTTTCTCAACTGTCTTTTTTCTTGTACTCGGCGTTAGCATTTGCTACGCCACTAGCCGAAATCTTTTGAACTACGGTGCTGCTCATGCtggcggtggcggtggaggACATGGTGGTGGCGGAGGTTCTGGAGGAGTTAGTGGTGGAGGTTATGGAGGAGTGAGTGGTGGTGGCTATGGGGGTGGTAGTGGAGAAGGAGGCGGTGGTGGATATGGAGGTGCCGAAGGGTATGCTGGTGGTGGCGGTGCTGGTCATGGGGGAGGCGGCGGTGGAGCTGCTTCTTCCGGTGGTTATGctagtggaggaggagaaggaggtggtggtggttacGGTGGAGCGGCTGGTGGTTACGGTGGTCAtgccggtggtggtggtggaggtagcggtggtggtggtggagctgCATATGGCGGTGAAGGAGGAGCTAGTGGTTATGGAGGTGGTGCTGGTGAAGGAGCTGGTGGTGCATTTGGTGGTCATGTAGGTGGTGGAGGCGGTGGTAGCGGAGGCGGTGGAGGATCAGCTTACGGTGGTTCAGGAGAGCATGCTAGTGGTTATGGAGACGGAGCTGGCGAAGGTGGTGGCGCCGGTGGAAGTGAGTATGGAGGTGGAGCTTATGGAGGCGGTGGTGGTcatggaggtggaggtggatcAGCAGGAGGGGCTCATGGTGGTGCTTATGGAGGCGgtgaaggaggaggagctggTGGGGGAGGGTCTCACGGTAGTGCTGGAGGCTATGGaggtggtggcggtggaggaagtggaggaggaggagcttaCGGTGGAGGAGGAGCACATGGGGGTGGTTATGGAGGTGGTGGGGGTGAAGGAGGTGGTTATGGAGGAGGTGCAGCAGGAGGATATGGaggtggcggtggaggaggagaaggtggAGGCGGTAGTTACGGTGGTGAACATGGAGGTGGTTCAGGCGGAGGccacggtggtggtggtggtcacGGTGGTGGAGGCTATGCCCCATGA